The window GTTATCAATACCTCTGGTGCCATCACCGGCGGTCAAACAGACCAGAGAAAAAGTGGTCTCCTGAGCCGTTCACGCGAACTTGAGACGCTTGAGGACGAGATCAAGCAATTGACCAGAAACTCGAATCAGAGGGATCAGAAACGCAAGGCTCTGGCTGCAACAATAGCAAATCTTCAAAAAAAGCGGCAGACGCTCACCGTCCAATGGCAGGATAAACGGGTCGAAAAAGCGTCATTGACGAAAGACTTAGAGCAGGCAAACCTCCAAGTTGTCCGGTTCGAACAGCAACTCGCTGCGCTTGAGGTCGAAAATCGCGAATTGGGCAGTGCAGTAGCGGCATCGCGCGAAGCACAACAAGCCCTTGAAACTGAAATCGCGACCTTGACGCAAAAGAGCACACGGACTGAGCGATGGATCGAACGCATGTCCGAGCAGATTGAAAGCGAAAATCGGAAACATACTGAGGTGGCGAACACTTGTCAGGAGATGCAAGTCTTCTTGGCAGGACAGCGTCAGAAACTTGAGAGTTTAGCATTGGAAATCCAAACGTTCAAGGAAACACAGGCGCGAATAGAAAAGGATATCGCTGAGCAACAGGCAATTATTGACACAGATGAACAGAGAAAAAGTGACCTCGTGGAGCAGGTAGCCGCAGCGCAAGGCGAGTTCCTCCGTTTAGAAGGGGACCGCGCCGAAGCCGAAGCGGGCGTGGATGAACTCACCGAAGAACGCGAGGCACTTCTTCAGGAGGTAGAGGTCCTCCAAAAGGAGATGCGGTCAACCCGTAGAAACTTTGAGAAACAGAACCGTGCGCGTCATAAACTCGAAGTCGCCACAACGCAACTTGAAATGCGCATAAAATCGGTCTCAACCCGTATCCACGATAAATATCAGGTTTCGATCGATGCCCTGCCGCCAATAGCAGATAACGAACAAGCGATGGACGAGATCGATCTGTTGGATAGCATTGAAAAGTTGAAAGCAGAAATTTCTGGAATGGGCGCAGTCAATCTCAAAGCGATTGAGGCTTACGAGGAATATAAGAAACGCCACGATTTTCTTATTTCGCAGCGCGCAGATCTTGAACAATCGGTTCAAGACACATATCAGGTGATACAGAAAATTAACCAGACATCGAGAGAGGTGTTCCTTGAGACGTTTGAAGCCGTGCAGACGAACTTCCAAGAGGTCTTCACACAACTCTTCGGCGGTGGTGAGACTGAATTGCTATTGACGGATCCGTCCGATGTGCTCGATTCGGGTATTGATATTATTGCGCGTCCACCGGGGAAACGTCCACAGAGCATCACGCAGCTTTCGGGTGGAGAACGTTCATTGGTGGCGATTGGGCTCCTGTTTGCCGTCTTCAAAATCAAGCCGAGTCCTTTCTGTGTCCTCGATGAGGTTGATGCTGCACTCGACGAAGCAAATGTCCTCCGCTTCGCCAATCTTATCCGTGCCTACGCTGAGAACACGCAGTTCGTCATTATCACGCACAACCGGCGCACGATGGAAATCGCGGATGCCATGTACGGTGTGACGATGGAACAGGCCGGTATCTCGAAAATTGTCTCTGCTAAGTTTGCCGAATAGTATTTTAAACTATTAAATCTGGGCACCGTTCCACTTCGTTTCACGATGGTGTTTGGTTAATTCCGATGCGGATTGGAACGCGAACAGTTATTAAGGGTTTATGCAAACAACCCATCCGCCGAACCCACAGCAACATGAGCACTCATTCGTGAATATGGATAAATTGAACCGAGATCACCTCACAATTCTGCCGCTCCCTGAACGCCAGCACAAGATGACCGTCGCAGATGTCTACCCGTTAGATGTGGAGACCCCGCGCTACGAAAATCCGCACCTCTCTGCCGTTGCCGATTGTATCGTTGAGGCACACCATCGCGGGAAACAGGTGATTTGGATGATGGGTGCGCACGTCATGCGGCGTGGGAACTCCCATTTCATCATCGACTTGATGGAACGCGGTATCATCACACACCTTGCGACGAACGGGGCGTGCGCTATCCACGATTTTGAGCTTGCGCACATCGGTGCAACGCTCGAAGATGTGGAGGACTATATCTGGGATGGAAAATTCGGGAATTGGGAGGAAACCGGACGCTATCTGAACGCAGCGATCGTTCGGGGTTACCGAGATAAGATCGGTTTCGGAGAAGCTGTGGGTAGACTCATCCAAGAAGGCGAAATGGGCATATCCTTTCCACATCGCGATGTAAGTATGTTTGCCGCGGCGTATCGGTTAGGTATCCCCTTTACCGTTCACAAGGGTATCGGATACGACATCATCGATCAGCATCCTGCCGCTGACTACGCGGCGATGGGATGGACGACGGGTGAAGATTTTCTCCGTTTCGCACACAGTGTTTCTCAGTTAGAAGACGGGGTTTTTCTGAATTTAGGCTCGGCTGTCATGGGACCTGAAGTCTACCTCAAAAGCCTTTCCATGGCTCGCAATATTGCATCGCAGCACGGTGAAGAGATTCGACACTTCACGACTGCGAATTTTGATCTCATCGATTTTCCCGATTTCCAAGACGAAGGGGCACCTACCGATGCCCACTACTACCATCGTCCGAAGAAAACCATTCTCATCCGCACGGTGAAAGACGGGGGTGAGGGGTACCACATCTCTGGGGATTTCTCGGTCACTGTCCCCCAGTTGTATCGGTTGATAATTGCATCTGTTTAAGATGGCTGGATCTGCCCAATTTGCGTTTCGGTATCACACTTCTGCTAATAAACGCTGCTCCGATGCCCAACTTCGTGAACAACAACTGTTCTTGTTTGTCTATTGAAGGTATAAATCACTCGGTAAGTACCAGCAACTCGTAAGCGGAATTTTCCCCTATATGGACCTCGGAGAGCCTCGTGACGATGTGTGTCACAATTTTCGCAGAGTGATTTCAGCTTATCAAGAATTCGCTGTTCAATCGTAGTATCTAAACGTGCAAAGTCTGCTTCCGCTTTTGGCATAATTTCCAAACGGTACATTACCACTTCAGCCCTAATTTTTTCGCGACTTCTTCTATCGGAATCGCTTTAACTTCACCAGACTCATGCTCTGCTACGCTATGTTCCAATCTTTCAGCTACCTCCGGACGCAATTCTAATCCCTCATCTGGGTCATAGTGGTAATCCTCAAGAAACTGCTCTAACTCCAGGTAGCAGACAAAAAATTCAAAGAATGCCGACTTCAGTCGTCCCGTCCCCTTGACCGATGGTAACGCCTTCTGCAGTTTAACAACTCGCTCACGCGTTGCAAAAAGTTCCCAATTCGCAAGCGTTTCCATCAGTCTACGGAACGCGTCATCCGGCAATTCTCTCACCTCGATCTCGGGTTCGGGATCAGTGATTAACGGCAGATCACTCATCCGTTTCGCGATACGTCCTGCAGGCGAAGTTTTTCGCATAGTTTTCACGGCTGCGATGCGCGCCTGTAGCGATGCGAAAGTATCACACATCCGTAGTATTGAGAGCAACTGGTCCTCAGGTTCCTCTAACTCAAACGCCAAACCACAGTAGCCTTCATAAAACTCACAGAGCTCGGCTTCCAATGCGTCTCTGTCGGCATTCTTGGCAAGCAAGACAACGAGTCGTTCACGGGATTCAAAGAACGGACAGTTGATAATTGGTGTGAGCCAGGTACTGAATGCTGCGTGCGTCATGCTTATTATGTCGTGTGGCATTGGTTTCTCCTTATAGTTAACCTACGGATGCAATCTCCAGGTTGCCGCGCCAGTGTTTCTGTAACATCCGCTTCAACAACTGATGTTCAGAGGCGTTCAGTGCTGGATCGGCTTTAATGAGCAACTCCGCTTCTTTTTTCGCCGCCTCTAAAAGCGTCGCATCGTGAATGATGTTCGCAATCTTGAAATTTGGGATGCCCGATTGGCGGGTGCCGAAGAACTCGCCCGGACCCCGGATGTTCAGGTCTGCTTCTGCAATCCGAAAGCCGTTGTTTGTCCGAATCATCGCTCGAATCCGCTGAAAAGAGTCGTCCCCCCTGGGTGAAGCAACAAGGTAACACGCCGATTGATGTTTACCCCGTCCGACACGTCCACGCAATTGATGCAATTGTGATAACCCAAACCGTTCGGCGTTCTCAATGACCATCAACGTCGCGTTTGGCACATCAATACCCACCTCAATCACCGTTGTTGAGACGAGAATATCGATATGTCGATCCTTGAAGTTCGTCATCACTTCCTGCTTCTCAATGGATTTCATTTGTCCATGCAAAAGCCCGAGACGCAGATCGGGGAATACCTCACTTTGAAGATGGGCTGCCATCTCTGTGGCGGCTTTGAGTTCCTCCAATTTTTCGGACTCCTCAACGAGTGGATAGACGATATACGCCTGCCTACCGCGTTGAATCTCGTTCCGAACGGTGCTGTATAATTTCTCACGATCCTTCTCTTTTTTCCAATAGGTCTTAATTGTCTGTCTACCGGGAGGCATTTCATCGATAACAGAGACGTTCAGATCCCCATAGAGCGTCAACGCCAACGTTCTTGGAATCGGGGTCGCCGTCATGACGAGGACATCCGGGGCTGGCGGGACAACGGTGCCTTGTTTTTGGGTTCTATTTGCTGCCTGTGCCTTGTTACGGAGCGTTGCGCGTTGCATTACACCGAACCGGTGCTGTTCGTCAATGATAACGAGTCCAAGTTTGTGAAAATCGACGCCTTCCTGTATCAGTGCCTGCGTTCCAACGATGAGGTCTGCGGTGCCATCAGCGATTGCTGCTAACGCCGTCTCGCGCGCTGGCTTGGGTAGGTCACTTTTAAGAAGCACAACGTTTATGCGCCCGTCCTCAGTTTGACCGGTATCTTTGTGCAAATTTTCGAGCATCTCCGAGAGATTATAATAGTGTTGCTCGGCGAGGATTTCAGTCGGAACCATGAGTGCCCCCTGATACCCGTTTTCGATAGCAGAGAGCAACGCCATCGCTGCGACGACCGTCTTTCCCGAACCGACATCGCCTTGAATGAGTCGATTCATGACGGTTTGCTGCTGCATATCGTTTTGGATCTCAGCGAAAACCCGTTTTTGTGCCCGTGTGAGTTGGTAAGGCAGCGAAGCAAGGAAATCGCGTAATATGGAACGAGACGTTCCAAGGTTGCCCTCCATTCCAACTCGAAACGCGATACCGTCCTCCGAGATACGCCGTTCTTTTTTCATCTCCATCCCGATACTGAGGAGAAAAAACTCCTCAAACGCGAGCCGTTTCTGTGCCGCTTCCCGATGTGCGTCCGAGGTCGGGAAATGTATCTCGTTAATGGCGGATTGCCTGTCAATCAAGTTTTGTCGAGTCCGAAGTGCGAGTGGAAAGATTTCAGGTATCTGTTGTCCGTGTTCATCCAACGCCATCCGCATCCACGCCCGTAGCATCTTCGCCGTGAGTTTCGCAGTGAGCGGGTATTTCGGAACGATGCGATTTGTATGGATTAAGTTTTCTTCTTCAAACAGTTCAAATTCATAGTCGGTGGCTTGGATCTCATTGTAACGGCGAGAGAATTTACCACTGACGACAACCTCGGTGTCAACGGGGAGCAATGCCTTCATAATGCCGATACGTCTCCCGAAGTTAACGAGGAGTGCTACGCCAGTGCCGTCGTAAATTGAAATTTTACCGATACGTCTCCCTCTCGCCGTCGGGGATGAGGTGTGATTGACGACTTTGCCTTGTATAGTCTCCGGTTCGTCATCTTCCGTTCTTCCGACCCTGTAAATCTCTACCATCTTGGAACGGTCGATGTAATCGCGCGGGTAGTATGCGAGAAACTCACCCACCGTTTGGATATTGAGTTCCTCTCGAAGCATCTCGGCGCGACGGGGCCCAATCCCTTTGAGATACTGAAGCGGTTGGGATAAAAAATCAAGCGCATCGATGTCCATTGAAACGGGGGTATCTGAGATTCGGACAGATTCTGAGGGTTCATCGGCGGGGACAGCTGTCGGCTGTCGACTGTCAGTAAAGTGGTTTTCTGGTGACATGTCCCCTTCTTGCTGACCGCTGATGACTGATGGCTGATGGCTATTTCGTTGGGACGGAGGGGCTGTGTCTTGGAAAAGTGGTAAATCTTCCGTTGGTACCGTAGCGGCTGGACGGTCCGATGCCTGTTCCTGTTTTGGCGGCTCGCTTTCCGGTTTACTTTCTACTTCCGCAAAAAGAGACAACATCTCCGTTTGGGCACTTTTTTTCGGACTGACACGCTGCGTCTTTCGCGGCTGGCGTGTTTGCGAGGGTTCGGCACGTGTCTCGATGCTATCCGAGGCGTTTGGTCGTCCATGCCCGAGGGCGGCATCAATTCGTTTTGTTGCCTCCACAAGTATGCGTTGGCGTTGGGTGGACGAGGCATCGGCGTAATTTTCAAAGAGGTCTGCTAAATTCTTCAGGACCTCTTTTTCAGTTGTTGATAGTGTGAAGGTCTCACCGTTTTTTACCCACAATTGGACATAACTTCCCAACCCGTTGACGACAACATCGTCGCGGCACCCCTTTCGGCGTTCTTGTTGAAAGGGACGACGGATAGTGTTAAGGATTTTTGTGAAGTTGTTCATACTTTCTGCTGGGGAAACGGTCTTGTGCCTTTCATAAGGTTAAGATTGCGGAGACCTCTCTGTTAACTGTTGTTTCTGCGATTCAATTACTTGTGAGAGCTCGTCGATTTGTTTTTGGAGTGAATTGTCCTTTACACTTCGCCATGCGATCATGAGCGTAATAAGTGCCATTGGGATGGCGATACAAGCAATGATGAGGGTATTTTGTCTGTCGAAATTTTTTTCGAGGCTATCGAAGCGTTTTTCCAAACTCCCAAATTTATCGTCAATTTTCTCGTTTAGGTTCTGGATATCTGTCTTTATCACCGCAATATCGGTCTCAATAGCATTTTCAGAGGTTTCAGAATACAATGGCAAAATGATCACAAAGAAGAATATTAAAAGGCCGAGAATGGTTTTCATTGTGTGTCTCCTTTTGGAAATAGTAAATCATATATGTCTGGAGATGTCAACAAAAATGCCAGCATGTCTAATAAATTAGACGCAAATTCAGCGAAAACGTTGAGTTCTCTTGGCAAAACGAGGTTGACATAGACTCATAAATCGTCTATAATCTTTCTAAATCTAACCGACTTGTAACGCACGCCATTGAAAGGAGCAAACAGATGGTATCTCCATACTTAACAGAGGTCCAACAAAAAGAGTGGCAAACAGAGGGATTCCTGCTCATCAAAAACGTCCTGGCACCTACCGAGATTGATACAATTTTGACAGCCGTGGATGCAGCGATAGAAACGTATGTCCAAGAAACGCCAAGCCTACAAGGCAATCATCGGTTTGGAAAGGGAGCCTATACGATTATCCGTGCGATTGAACGGACAGATGCCCTTGATCGGCTTACCGATCACCCGCGCCTTTTCGGGACTATCCTTTCAATGATGGGACCCTATCTCCACATCATGGGAACGCAAATCTATGTCAGACACCCTGATGCGGAGGCACTGATGGCGTTTCATACGGATGCAGGTCCTTCGTTGCAACGGATTCATCCGCATCCGGATAGTTTGCCGCTACAGTTCAAAATCCAATTTTTCTTAACGGATCTGACGGAACCGAATCAGGGAAACTTTATGTGTGTGCCGGGAAGCCACAAGGTCTCTTTTCCTGAGAACGGTTTTAAAAAAGGCAC is drawn from Candidatus Poribacteria bacterium and contains these coding sequences:
- a CDS encoding type II toxin-antitoxin system RelE/ParE family toxin, giving the protein MEIMPKAEADFARLDTTIEQRILDKLKSLCENCDTHRHEALRGPYRGKFRLRVAGTYRVIYTFNRQTRTVVVHEVGHRSSVY
- the recG gene encoding ATP-dependent DNA helicase RecG, yielding MNNFTKILNTIRRPFQQERRKGCRDDVVVNGLGSYVQLWVKNGETFTLSTTEKEVLKNLADLFENYADASSTQRQRILVEATKRIDAALGHGRPNASDSIETRAEPSQTRQPRKTQRVSPKKSAQTEMLSLFAEVESKPESEPPKQEQASDRPAATVPTEDLPLFQDTAPPSQRNSHQPSVISGQQEGDMSPENHFTDSRQPTAVPADEPSESVRISDTPVSMDIDALDFLSQPLQYLKGIGPRRAEMLREELNIQTVGEFLAYYPRDYIDRSKMVEIYRVGRTEDDEPETIQGKVVNHTSSPTARGRRIGKISIYDGTGVALLVNFGRRIGIMKALLPVDTEVVVSGKFSRRYNEIQATDYEFELFEEENLIHTNRIVPKYPLTAKLTAKMLRAWMRMALDEHGQQIPEIFPLALRTRQNLIDRQSAINEIHFPTSDAHREAAQKRLAFEEFFLLSIGMEMKKERRISEDGIAFRVGMEGNLGTSRSILRDFLASLPYQLTRAQKRVFAEIQNDMQQQTVMNRLIQGDVGSGKTVVAAMALLSAIENGYQGALMVPTEILAEQHYYNLSEMLENLHKDTGQTEDGRINVVLLKSDLPKPARETALAAIADGTADLIVGTQALIQEGVDFHKLGLVIIDEQHRFGVMQRATLRNKAQAANRTQKQGTVVPPAPDVLVMTATPIPRTLALTLYGDLNVSVIDEMPPGRQTIKTYWKKEKDREKLYSTVRNEIQRGRQAYIVYPLVEESEKLEELKAATEMAAHLQSEVFPDLRLGLLHGQMKSIEKQEVMTNFKDRHIDILVSTTVIEVGIDVPNATLMVIENAERFGLSQLHQLRGRVGRGKHQSACYLVASPRGDDSFQRIRAMIRTNNGFRIAEADLNIRGPGEFFGTRQSGIPNFKIANIIHDATLLEAAKKEAELLIKADPALNASEHQLLKRMLQKHWRGNLEIASVG